In one Oncorhynchus masou masou isolate Uvic2021 chromosome 23, UVic_Omas_1.1, whole genome shotgun sequence genomic region, the following are encoded:
- the LOC135510149 gene encoding endonuclease domain-containing 1 protein-like — MMGVLNHLSTLLLLSLLPPALSHVVENFSVVPQCQTFFLNDTTPNLPGILVGGTVQNQGRYKPICQLFNNIYRFATLYDTTNRIPVFSAYTFSGPPTDPRPHQPWMIEPQLNDVNNSHEMEIMEEHSQHQAGNYDYINSIQNKGVNRGHLFPNSHAHDLDTQRSTFTLTNIVPQVVSFNNGIWREMEEHVREKLMTDCFSNNRKIKAYVVTGAVPSKSNTLNNTLNALNNTLKNALNDRVNIPDLMWTAYCCLDKKKKWMAEAHWGKNKKVKRKTLNPETLGALEKKLSEFHQGDRVQVFPKDCPRGPNPTTPSNQPSWKNSLKIISSKVRNLYNSMMNRIG; from the exons ATGATGGGGGTATTGAAtcatctctccactctcctcctcctctctctccttcctcctgctctctctcatgTAGTGGAGAACTTCAGTGTTGTTCCACAGTGCCAGACGTTCTTCCTGAATGACACAACTCCAAATCTCCCAGGTATTTTGGTTGGTGGGACTGTCCAGAACCAGGGCCGCTACAAGCCGATTTGCCAGTTGTTCAACAACATCTACAGGTTTGCAACTCTGTACGACACGACCAACAGGATCCCTGTGTTCTCAGCCTACACCTTCTCTGGTCCTCCTACAGACCCCAGACCACATCAACCCTGGATGATCGAGCCCCAG CTCAACGATGTAAACAACAGCCATGAAATGGAGATTATGGAAGAACACTCTCAACACCAGGCTGGGAACTACGACTATATTAACTCAATACAAAATAAAGGGGTGAACAGAGGTCATCTCTTCCCAAATTCACATGCTCATGACCTTGATACTCAGAGGTCCACCTTTACCCTGACCAACATCGTTCCCCAGGTGGTGTCCTTCAACAATGGCATCTGGAGAGAAATGGAGGAACATGTCAGAGAAAAGCTGATGACGGACTGTTTTAGTAACAACAGGAAGATAAAGGCCTATGTGGTGACTGGAGCAGTGCCCAGTAAGAGCAACACACTGAACAACACACTGAACGCACTTAACAACACACTGAAGAACGCACTGAACGACAGAGTGAACATCCCAGATCTCATGTGGACAGCCTACTGCTGTTTGGACAAGAAGAAAAAGTGGATGGCGGAAGCACACTGGGGGAAGAACAAGAAGGTCAAGAGGAAAACATTGAACCCAGAAACCTTGGGAGCACTCGAAAAGAAGTTGAGCGAATTTCACCAAGGTGATCGTGTCCAGGTGTTCCCAAAGGATTGTCCAAGAGGTCCTAACCCTACCACTCCCTCTAACCAACCCAGTTGGAAGAATTCTCTTAAAATAATTTCTTCCAAAGTCAGGAATCTTTACAATTCCATGATGAATAGAATTGGATGA